In uncultured Bacteroides sp., one genomic interval encodes:
- a CDS encoding ABC transporter substrate-binding protein, which yields MKHLHYILLFTLILFTGCTNKQKNKSEAAGEPLKIKYAEGFSIGKTDSYTCVTVLNPWKKGEIYARYYLVKDTKTSVPQDGKKIQIPLKSLVANSATYFEFLQMLGELNKVTGVCSAAWVYNPEILKGVKEGRVKDLGDAFNLDIENLLVLHPQAVMTSAYNAEDENSKRLTQSGLSVIYNIEWQETSLLARAEWIKFIGAFFDKSDLADSLFNDVEKRYKDVSALAQKVKDRPTLVSGQDFRGTWTMPAGRSFNAKMFRDAGGSYFYENDTTSGSISSNIESALINFSKADVWVGSQANSLDELGKIDAKYKLFKAYKEGNVYNYNKRMNATGGNDYWESAVARPYLILSDMIKALHPELLPNYEFTYMQKLK from the coding sequence ATGAAACATCTACATTATATACTTCTTTTTACACTGATACTTTTTACTGGTTGCACCAATAAACAAAAAAATAAAAGCGAGGCAGCAGGAGAACCTCTTAAAATAAAGTACGCAGAAGGCTTTTCCATTGGAAAAACGGACAGTTATACTTGCGTAACAGTCTTAAATCCCTGGAAAAAAGGAGAAATATATGCCAGATATTATCTGGTAAAAGATACAAAGACAAGTGTTCCTCAGGATGGGAAAAAGATTCAGATTCCTCTGAAATCGCTGGTTGCCAATTCGGCAACTTACTTTGAATTTCTGCAAATGCTGGGCGAACTCAACAAAGTGACCGGGGTATGCAGTGCTGCATGGGTTTATAATCCGGAGATATTGAAGGGAGTTAAAGAAGGCAGAGTAAAGGATTTGGGAGATGCTTTCAATCTGGATATTGAGAATCTCCTCGTGCTCCATCCGCAAGCGGTAATGACTTCGGCTTACAATGCAGAAGATGAGAATTCCAAAAGGCTTACCCAAAGTGGTCTGTCGGTTATCTATAATATTGAATGGCAGGAAACTTCCTTACTGGCACGCGCAGAATGGATTAAATTTATAGGAGCGTTCTTCGATAAATCGGACTTGGCAGACAGTCTGTTCAATGATGTGGAGAAAAGATATAAAGATGTATCTGCATTGGCTCAGAAAGTAAAAGATCGCCCTACCTTGGTATCCGGACAAGACTTCCGCGGTACATGGACAATGCCGGCCGGAAGAAGTTTTAATGCAAAGATGTTCCGCGATGCCGGGGGCTCATATTTCTATGAGAATGATACCACCAGCGGCAGCATCTCTTCCAATATAGAATCGGCTTTGATTAATTTCAGCAAGGCAGATGTGTGGGTAGGCTCTCAGGCTAACTCATTGGACGAACTAGGTAAAATAGATGCTAAATACAAGCTATTCAAAGCATACAAAGAGGGAAATGTATATAATTACAATAAACGGATGAATGCCACCGGAGGTAATGACTATTGGGAAAGTGCCGTCGCCCGCCCCTACCTCATTCTTAGTGACATGATAAAAGCGCTTCACCCTGAACTGCTGCCCAATTATGAATTCACTTACATGCAAAAGCTGAAATGA
- a CDS encoding iron ABC transporter permease, which produces MRTRFLLLILLFFVAFTCDIAFGSVNLSLKDVWSSLIGSGGDDLYREIIINYRLPKALTAILTGAALSVAGVLMQTLFRNPLAGPDVLGVTSGASLGVALLTLGASSLPWFVIAGWGQVTAAILGAVGVLLLIIIVSVKVPQTISLLIIGMMFGNFAGAIVSILQSTSNPDTLKLFISWTFGSLSAVSWDYMSIMAPIIIVGTLLAFIMQKKLNVLLLGEKYATGLGVSVSRTRLWIILATALLAGTSTAFTGPIAFIGVTIPHIARGIFHTSDHKMIIPASILCGSSIMLVCDLISQMPGSQGTLPINSVTALFGAPIIIWIIAKNGGMGK; this is translated from the coding sequence ATGAGAACAAGATTTCTATTACTGATACTCCTTTTCTTTGTTGCATTTACCTGTGACATAGCTTTTGGAAGTGTAAACCTTTCGCTAAAAGATGTGTGGTCTTCACTTATAGGAAGTGGCGGAGACGATTTATATCGAGAAATAATTATCAATTATCGCCTGCCTAAAGCCCTTACTGCCATTCTTACAGGTGCGGCGCTGTCCGTGGCAGGTGTGCTGATGCAGACTCTATTCCGCAATCCGCTTGCCGGACCGGATGTACTGGGTGTTACTTCGGGAGCTAGTCTGGGAGTAGCCTTGCTCACTTTGGGAGCCTCATCACTTCCCTGGTTTGTAATTGCAGGATGGGGACAGGTTACCGCTGCTATTCTGGGAGCTGTTGGGGTATTGTTACTGATTATTATTGTATCTGTGAAAGTTCCGCAGACTATATCTTTATTAATTATAGGAATGATGTTCGGCAACTTTGCCGGAGCCATTGTCAGCATTCTGCAAAGCACCAGTAATCCGGATACTTTGAAGCTATTCATTTCTTGGACTTTTGGAAGTCTTTCGGCTGTGAGCTGGGATTATATGTCAATCATGGCACCAATTATAATCGTAGGTACACTATTGGCCTTCATTATGCAGAAAAAGCTCAATGTTTTATTGCTGGGCGAAAAGTATGCCACCGGACTAGGAGTATCTGTTTCCCGCACTCGCTTGTGGATTATTCTGGCTACTGCCCTATTGGCAGGAACATCTACCGCCTTTACCGGACCAATTGCCTTTATCGGCGTAACCATTCCACATATTGCCCGGGGCATTTTTCACACATCCGATCATAAGATGATTATTCCCGCTTCCATTCTTTGCGGAAGTAGCATTATGCTCGTGTGCGACCTTATTTCACAAATGCCCGGCAGTCAGGGAACATTGCCTATTAATTCAGTTACCGCACTCTTTGGAGCACCCATAATTATATGGATAATTGCCAAAAATGGCGGAATGGGTAAATAG